CATTCAGTTGCGAGGCCAGCGAACCCTCCTGCGAACGGCGCTCCATCATGTCCATGCGCGCCGTTTCGATCTGCGTGCGCAACTGGCTGATGCGTGCTGCCGTGTCGGCTTCATTACCGGGCCGCGCGTCGGCGTTGGCATCGCGATACGCTTTCAGCTTGTCTTCCGCGTCAGTGAGCTTGGCGCGGTAGGCCTCGACCTGGCTATTGATGAACTCGTACGCCTCACGACTCTCGCGCTGCTTCGATGCCAGGCTTTCGCTGATGAACAACTGGGCGAACGAACGCGCCACTTCATAGGTGCGCCGAGCATTGTTGTCGCTGTAGGTGATGGTGATCAGGTTGTCGTGCGTGATGTCCACCTGCGTACGCGACTTGATGCCCTCGGCGATACGGTCCTGCTCCACCGGCGTAGGGTTGGTAGCCATCCAGCCACCGGCATCCAGGATCTTCGCCATCACCTTGCGGCTGAAGATCACGTCGCGCGCCATGCTTGCGCGGTTCTTGTTGGCCGTGGGCGCCGCAGCGCCTTCCATCAACGGCGTGATGATGCTGCTTTCCTGCGCAAGGATCGTCGTCGACGCGACGTACTTGCGCGGCCACAACATGCCGGCCGTCAAAGCAGCCAATGCGATCACAGCAAACGCGATACCCAGTGCGAGTCGGCGACGACGCGCCTCGTTGATCAACGCTGGTACCAGGCTTGCCATCGGCCTGAGTTCTCCGCTCATGGCGATGCCCTCCCCTTAACCTTCTGGCGGCCTCAGAACGACCGCATCGGCACAGTGACTACGTCCCCCGGTTGCACCGGGTAATTGGTGTCCAGATCACCCTTCTGCAGCACCTTGTCTAAGCGCACGGCATAGGGCGTGGTTACGCCATCCTTGCCTTCACGAAACAGCTCCGTACGATCAGGCGCCGCGAATTCCGTGGTACCACCCGCTGCCAGCACGGCATCCAATACCGTCATGCCCTGACGATAAGGAAGCGATACCGGTTGGCGCACAGCTCCCGTCACGCGCACGCGGGACAGGTATTCGTGGCTACGCAGCGCGGTGAGGATCACGGCCACCTGCGGATCACGAACATACGAGCCCAACTTTTCCTTGATCGCGGCGGCGACTTCTTCCGGCGTCTTGCCGCCGGCCATCACGTCACCAATCAAGGGCACGGTGATCTTGCCGTCCGGTCGCACCGGCACGCTCACGCTCAGGTCCTGGTTCTGCCAGACCGTCACCTGCAGCTGGTCATCGACTCCGATCAGATAGGTGGACACCGCCTGTGCGCCCGGATCGATCTTCGGCGCCTCGGTTGAGCCACCGCCTGTCGCGCAGGCAGAAAGCAACGCGGTAACGCAAACGGCGAACAACAGAGGAAGTACTTTCATGGCGGGCCCCTGTACACAAAAAGTGTGAACTG
This genomic window from Dyella terrae contains:
- a CDS encoding XrtA/PEP-CTERM system exopolysaccharide export protein produces the protein MKVLPLLFAVCVTALLSACATGGGSTEAPKIDPGAQAVSTYLIGVDDQLQVTVWQNQDLSVSVPVRPDGKITVPLIGDVMAGGKTPEEVAAAIKEKLGSYVRDPQVAVILTALRSHEYLSRVRVTGAVRQPVSLPYRQGMTVLDAVLAAGGTTEFAAPDRTELFREGKDGVTTPYAVRLDKVLQKGDLDTNYPVQPGDVVTVPMRSF